GGACGACGGTGACGCCGGGCATCGCTTCGGCTGCGCTGATGTCGGCGGAGATCAGCGTTCCATCGAGAAAGGCAGGGCGCACGATTTTTCCGTGCAACATTCCGGGAAGACGCAAATCGGGGGTGTATTTGTGCCGCCCGGTCACAAAATCAGCACCGTCCACTTTCGGAACGGAGGTTCCCGCTATTTTCCAATCCTTCGCAGGGGTTGGCGGTGATTTATCATCCACCGGCCGCACGAGCTTTTGTCCCTTAATTAATTCGCCGAAGGTCACGGCGCTGGTTGCTCCGGCGTGGGCGACTTTGCCATCCGCGAGGATGAGCGCGTTGCGGTCGGCCTTAAAAAAATCGGCGGCGAGATCGAGCAGTGATTCGCGGGCCGCGGCAGCCACCTTGTGCAACTGCATGCCCATGTCGGGTGTTGAGCGGCTGCCGAAGGTTCCTGCATCCCATGGAGTGAGTTGGGTATCGGCCATCACGAGACGAATGGGGTCCACTTTCATTCGCAACTCTTCGGCCACCGCCTGGGTGAGGGAGGTGCGGATGTTTTGGCCAACTTCCGTCTTGCCGGTGAAGGCGGTCACGGTTCCGTCTTCGCCAATGTGGAGCCACGCGCCGATGTCGGCGGGGCGGCCACGGCCGTTGCGGCGACCGCTGTTTCCCGATTCCTGGCCGAGGGCGGTGTCCAGCACGAATAAAACGACGAGGCCATAGCCCAATATTTTAAAGAACTCGCGCCGGTCCAAATCAAATTGATACGGCAATTCCGCGCGCAACTCGTAACGCTCAGGCTCGATCACCAGCGGTTCCATGTCGGTGTTCATTGCGCCGCTCCCTGCATGGCTCGCGCGCCGGCTTTGATGGCGGTGAGAATTCGCTGGTAGGTTCCGCAGCGGCAAATGTTCCCGTTCATTGACCGGATGATTTCCGACTCCGACGGGCTCGGTTTTTTCTGCAATAACGAATAGGCGGACATGATCATTCCCGAGGTGCAATAGGCGCACTGCATTCCACCAGCGTCCAAAAACGCTTGTTGAAGGGGATGCAAATGCCCGTCGTGACCGAGGCTTTCGATGGTCGCCACTTTGCGATGGCCGATGCTGCCGACGGTGGTTATGCAGGACCGGGTGGCGACGCCGTCCAGCAAAACGGTGCAGGCGCCGCATTGCCCCTCGCCGCAGCCGTATTTGCTGCCGGTCAGATCCAAATCATCGCGCAGGACGCTCAAGAGGGTGCGCTCGCCTTCGACATCCACGGCGCGGTTCTGGCCGTTCACATTCAATTCGGTGACGCGTGGCATAAATCAAATCGGGTTGATAATCCCATTTTAAAACTCAACGGCGAAATTACCAATTAATATTTTGCAGAGCGCGTGGCATTCCTGCGAAACTGAACCGCCAATGATCGTTAGCGCACGAGAATCGAACACACGAAAACTTCTCACGCAAATCACGGCGAAGATGGACGCCGTCGGCGAGATGGGCGGTTATCAAAGCGCGAACAGTTTTTGGGTGACCGTCAAACAAGCGACTGGCACGAGTCCAAAGCAGTTTCAGGCGGCGATGCGGCCGCAGTTTAATGGGGGAGGCGCGGAATGTGCCAAAATTGCAGCGCGTCAGAGGTTGATTTCGTCGCGCGCTTTTTCCTTTTTGACTGTGAACCTTTTACTTCCACACCATAACAAACAAATCAAACTCAATCCCAATAACATGTTTGTGCTAGGTTCAGGGGCGATGGTACCGTTGATGGCGAACTGAGGGTAATCGGTAAAGTTAAAATTCCACGTCGAACCGTCGGACGAACTCTCATAACCGGTATTGCCTGTGTTATCTCCTATGTTCCAGTGGTCACTTTGAATGGAATTGCCGCCTCCAAGATTCCACTCATAAGCCCCGTTCGCAACAGTTGTTCCCGAAGTAAGGACAAGAAAATAAGCTGTATTTGGCGATAATACCAAATTTGAATCAGGCGTATAGGCATAGAGGCCACCATTCGCTGGATTAGAAGTGCCACTGAGGCTTTCAAGGCTGCTGCCCGGCACACCAAATCCACGCACGACCACCGAATAAAGGCCGACCGTAAATCCACTTGGATTGCCTGATGCATTAGCCATGCTCAGTTGCACAGAATTCAAAAGATACCCATTGGGATCATTTCCTGTGAAAAAAATTTCGGCCGCCCATGAATCACTTCCGATTGAAACATTCCCCGTTGTCATTGCGTTCAAATCTGAAAGGTAAGTGGTGCCTTGCGTATAGGCAGTCTGCGATGCCAGCGTTGCAAGCGCAAAAATATAGGCGAGGGTGTTTGTCTTCATATCCATTCTTTTATTATTATATCACATGTATTGTCATTTGGTAATTCCTCCGAAGTAGCTGTAGGAATCGCTATAAGAAAAAGGGTATTCGGTATCGCCGAAACCATACAATTCAACGCCTACTGGTTGCGAACTTGTTACGGTATGTATTCCGTTTGTCACTGCCAGACGTGCCCCAAAGAAACCGTTGGTTCCGATCTCCATGAAATTACTAGAGGCTACGTTTAGGCCATCCACCAGTGTGTCAGCAATGGCTGATTGCGGTACAATAATGTTCAAAAAATTGGTTGCAAAGGGATGTTTCGGACTTGAGACGATATTCGTTGTCAAATAGTGACCTGTTGGCGGCAACAGTATCTCGCACGGGTCGCCATAAATGGCCTTGTCGTATGCCTGTCCGGTGGCGAACTGCGCAACTTGAATAGGCTTGCTACTGCGAAATTCTGTAGGCCCATCTACAATAATATCGTAAAATTGCCCCGCTTGATTTGTCGCTGTGACAACCTCATTGCTGGTTGTAACGACAACTGGAGAAACATTATTGCTTATCACCGTGACAATCATACCCTTAATGGTAAAGACAGTATTGCTATATGCTGCCAACACGCGATAAGCATCTCCATTGGTTCTTTCCAAGAAAGATAACGCCAGCGCCTGCGTGCCCCAATCGTTAATTGGGATTTGTTCCTGAACAAGAGGATTTCCATACGGTTCGCCTGCGGGCACAAAAGCGCCACTTGCCCCGGCAAATACGGCGATAGGTTTGTCTGATGTAATCCAAGTTCCTGTAACGTCATTTGTAGCGTAGCCACCTTCCATTTGATAGCTGTCTCCTTGCATTAAATTGGAAATTGTGTAAGGGTCTGAGCCATTAATAGCGGCATTAGTTGATGGAGTAATTGTGATTGTGGTATTATCTTCGGTTGCGACAATAGAAAATTCAGATGCACTGGAAAATTGTGCGAGCGCAGTCGCCGAGGGGAATGCCATGACGCAATAATTTGTACCCAAGAAAGCTGTTGGAAAGATATTAAAAGTTGTGCTCACTGCGCTTTCATAGTTAACAGCATATGCTGAAACCGGATGATCGGCCGTAACATGAATTCCATAACTTTCAACCGGGCCATAATCGAACATCATGACGTCCAGCGGAATGCTTATATTCGTCACAGAGCCTGCGGTATTTGTAAAATAATTGGTAATACCAAAGCCGGATATAATCACGGATCCACAAGTTGTAACGGAACTGGAAATGTAAACTGATAGGTCATTATCACCATAAGTCGCCATTTCATAAAACATAAACCAGAAGTCGGTTCCAAGAGAATCTTGCGCTGTAACATCATTGGGCGAACCCAATCCGTAAAAGCCCTGCGCATCCGTCGCGTTGCTAACCGTCAAATTGGTCTGCCCGGGATCAGTGCGCCGTAGCCACTGCCACGCGACCGGTGGAACAAGGTTCGTGCAGTACAATAAATCATACACAAAATTAGTCTCGTTCCAAGGCGTGTGGATCGTCAGCGACGCTGTTGGATTCGTCACACCGGTAATTTGTAGCCACAATTCATTTGTGGTGAAGACTGGCGGCACGTAAAGGGGCCCGCCTCCATCAACCCCATAGCCTCCGCCTCCCCCGCCGGGAGGGCTTGGCAGCGTCACCATTGTCTGCATTCTCGCGCGCCCCTGCCCTGCTGCAAGCGAACTAGAATTGCCATTCAAGTCATTCATCAAATAAGAACCACCACCCAAGCTCCATATTGAGTAGCCCTGCGCGTTAAAGGGCATAGGTGGCCACGCTGGGTTTTGAAGGGAATAAAAAGTTCCAGTGGTCACTGAATCGGGTGAAAGCGTTGGAATCGCATTCAATTCATTGATCAGCACAGCCAACTGGCCGTCCGATAATAACGGCAATGACGCTACGTCGGCGGCAGTCACCAAATTTGTTCCCGCTTGAGCGGAGGTCGAAGCATCTTGAGCGCGTAGCAGCGTCGCAAAAATGCTCGAGGCCAAAAGGAGAAACCCTAACACCCGTACGCCTCGTGAAATTTTCATCTTTGGATAGCAGTCAGATTTAAGTTATGAACCACCTTACGCCTCGGATTTTCCCAAGATCAGAAAAGCGAGTCAAGCGTAAAACACAGTATGCTGTGTGGATGCGGAACGCGCTTCGTGTTTTGGTGGAGGGCGATGCCGTCAAAGCCTCATCATCGCCGCCTCGTTGGCGACCGCATTCGCGCCTGCCGCGCTCAAGCTGGCCTTACTCAGGAGAGATTGGCAGAGAAGGCCGATTTGCATCACAATTTTATCGGTGAGGTCGAACGGGGCAACATGGAAATATCCCTTACCTCACTTCTGAAAATTGCCCGGGCATTAAAGATGAAAGTTCGCGATCTTATCGGAGATATTTAACTGTTAATTGGGCGGCTTGGCGCCTCGTTTTCAAAACAATCCATCCCGACCGTCGAATCTAATTCAACTCGTCCATCGTCACTACATTGTAAATCGTAAATTCTTTTTTCACTTTTCACCATGCGGTTTTAATTTCCTTGCCACGTTCTTTAGCGCAAAAACACGGCTCACCAAATCAAATGCCAAACCCACCAGCAAGGCGGCTACGCAGCCGAGGGTTACGGCGAGGACGCGGTCCATTGAGCCGGACCATACGTGGGGTTCGCTGCTGAGGGTGACAATGACGACGGCGGCGTAGGCGGGGCGGATGGCGTCGTGGAGTTTTGCGGCGTAACAGATCATGCCGGTGGCGATGACGCCGATGGCCATGGCGGCGATGTTGTGCGCGGTGAAGGCGATCATGAGGGCGCCGACGAAGGCGCCGATGAGGTTGGCCACGACGCGGGTGAGGGATAACCCTAGCGAGGGATGCAGTTTCGGCTGGGTGACGATGACGGCGGAGACGGGCGCCCAGAGTCCGCCGGGAAGGTGAAAGAGGTCGAACGCGGCGACGGCGACGAGGGCGGATACGGCGGCTTTGCTGGCGAAGATGAAGCCTTCGAGGGCGGTGATTTTTTCGGTTTTTGGGGTGGCGGGCGGTTTCATGGGTCGGGTCGTGGGACCGAAGAAGGTATCGCATAAATAGCGTGGGGGTGCAAAGGTCCTTGCGGACGGCCACCGGGGGAAAGAACTGGAAAAACCACCTTTCCCCGGCCCTCTCCCCCGCGGGCGGCGGCGGAGAGGGGGTCGGAGTGCGATGGGTTGGTTGGTGTGGAGGGACGAAGGATGGTGTCGGTCAGGGTCGGATGGTTCTTTCGTCCCTGAAGGGACTTGGGGTTGATGGGGTGAAAACCCAGCAATAAATTGCTGGGCTAATATCTGTCGTCCCTGCGGGACTGCGGACGGCGGAGCGGCAACGCCCTGCCATTTTGGCCTACGGGAGTTTGTTGGTTTGGATGGACGAAGGATGGCGTTTGCCGGGTTGGATGGTTCTTTCGTCCCTGTAGGGACTTGGATTGATGGGGTGAAAACCCAGCAATGAATTGCTGGGCTAATATCTGTCGTCCCTGCGGGACTACGGGCGGCTGCGCGGCGACGCCCTGCCATTTTGGCCTGCGGGAGTTTGTTGGTTTGGATGGACGAAGGATGGCGTTCGCCGGGTTGGATGGTTCTTTCGTCCCTGAAGGGACTTGGGTTGATGGGATGAAAACCCAGCAATAAATTGCTGGGCAAATTTCTGTCGTCCCTGCGGGACTGCGGGCGGCGGCGCGGCAACGCCCTGCCATTTTGGTCTGCGGCAGTTTGTTGGTTTGGATGGAGGAAGGATGGCGTTGGTCGGGGTCGGATGGTTCTTTCGTCCCTGTAGGGACTTGGGTTGAAGGGATGAAAACCCAGCAATGAATTGCTGGGCAAATTTCTGTCGTCCCTGCGGGACTTTGGACGGGGGCGCGGCAACGCAGCCTTACCATTTTGGCCTGTGGCAGGTGGATGGCGGGTCGTGGAAACCATTTTGCCGTGGCAATGAAAGCGGGGATTGATTTGGGCTCGCGGGACGCTCGCCCTCCCGTTGAGGAGTGTTCAATGGGTTTTTGTGTGAGAATAGTGTTGACCGC
The Verrucomicrobiia bacterium genome window above contains:
- a CDS encoding helix-turn-helix transcriptional regulator, with amino-acid sequence MPSKPHHRRLVGDRIRACRAQAGLTQERLAEKADLHHNFIGEVERGNMEISLTSLLKIARALKMKVRDLIGDI
- a CDS encoding choice-of-anchor R domain-containing protein, whose protein sequence is MKTNTLAYIFALATLASQTAYTQGTTYLSDLNAMTTGNVSIGSDSWAAEIFFTGNDPNGYLLNSVQLSMANASGNPSGFTVGLYSVVVRGFGVPGSSLESLSGTSNPANGGLYAYTPDSNLVLSPNTAYFLVLTSGTTVANGAYEWNLGGGNSIQSDHWNIGDNTGNTGYESSSDGSTWNFNFTDYPQFAINGTIAPEPSTNMLLGLSLICLLWCGSKRFTVKKEKARDEINL
- a CDS encoding (2Fe-2S)-binding protein translates to MPRVTELNVNGQNRAVDVEGERTLLSVLRDDLDLTGSKYGCGEGQCGACTVLLDGVATRSCITTVGSIGHRKVATIESLGHDGHLHPLQQAFLDAGGMQCAYCTSGMIMSAYSLLQKKPSPSESEIIRSMNGNICRCGTYQRILTAIKAGARAMQGAAQ
- a CDS encoding FUSC family protein, which produces MKPPATPKTEKITALEGFIFASKAAVSALVAVAAFDLFHLPGGLWAPVSAVIVTQPKLHPSLGLSLTRVVANLIGAFVGALMIAFTAHNIAAMAIGVIATGMICYAAKLHDAIRPAYAAVVIVTLSSEPHVWSGSMDRVLAVTLGCVAALLVGLAFDLVSRVFALKNVARKLKPHGEK
- a CDS encoding IgGFc-binding protein, with the translated sequence MKISRGVRVLGFLLLASSIFATLLRAQDASTSAQAGTNLVTAADVASLPLLSDGQLAVLINELNAIPTLSPDSVTTGTFYSLQNPAWPPMPFNAQGYSIWSLGGGSYLMNDLNGNSSSLAAGQGRARMQTMVTLPSPPGGGGGGYGVDGGGPLYVPPVFTTNELWLQITGVTNPTASLTIHTPWNETNFVYDLLYCTNLVPPVAWQWLRRTDPGQTNLTVSNATDAQGFYGLGSPNDVTAQDSLGTDFWFMFYEMATYGDNDLSVYISSSVTTCGSVIISGFGITNYFTNTAGSVTNISIPLDVMMFDYGPVESYGIHVTADHPVSAYAVNYESAVSTTFNIFPTAFLGTNYCVMAFPSATALAQFSSASEFSIVATEDNTTITITPSTNAAINGSDPYTISNLMQGDSYQMEGGYATNDVTGTWITSDKPIAVFAGASGAFVPAGEPYGNPLVQEQIPINDWGTQALALSFLERTNGDAYRVLAAYSNTVFTIKGMIVTVISNNVSPVVVTTSNEVVTATNQAGQFYDIIVDGPTEFRSSKPIQVAQFATGQAYDKAIYGDPCEILLPPTGHYLTTNIVSSPKHPFATNFLNIIVPQSAIADTLVDGLNVASSNFMEIGTNGFFGARLAVTNGIHTVTSSQPVGVELYGFGDTEYPFSYSDSYSYFGGITK